The genomic stretch GGCTTTGATTTGCCAAGTCGGTTAAGAAAGGTTGGGCAGGTACCAATTATTTCTTCTGCTGGTGTTTCTGGTTTTCATAATAAAGCGATGGCTAAAGCTAATGGAGTTGTCACCGGACGATATGGAACGATTGGTGAAACCTTTTTTGTCGAAGAAGACTTTTGGCCATTAAATACCACTCTATATGTTAGTGATTTTAAGGATAATGATCCGCTATTTATTTATTTTTTGTTGAAGACCATTGATTTTCAATCCCATAGTGGAAAAAGTGGCGTGCCTGGTGTTAATCGAAATGACTTGCACGAGTTAATTATTACTTCGCCGCCAACCAAAGAAGAACAAACCGCTATCGCTACCGTTCTTTCTGATGTCGATGCCCTGATTGCGTCACTCAATGGTAACTGTTCACGGAGCAGCCCCCTTCAATACTTGCGGAGGGGGAATAGGCAAACGCACCGTCACCGGCTTTTTAGCCAATGCCTGCTGACACGCTTGGCGGATAATTCGGTAAGCGCTGATACCTAGGCGTTTGCAGGTTTCCACGATAGTCAGTATTAACGGGCGGAATTGATCACCTCGGAAAGATTGGCTAAAAAAGCTGGTCTTACGCCAGATGACATAGGGGCGGATAGCCCGTTCGGCAGCATTGTTGGTCAGAGGAACACCGGAATGACGCAAAAATGTCCATAACATCAGGTCATCATCCCGTAAGCGTTGGCACTGGTTGGCGGTTTTAGTCGGCTTATCAGGATGTTGTGCTTGACGTAAGCCGCTACCTGCTACCAATGTCTGGCGGAAGGCTTCGCGGAGTTTATCCATGCGTTGCCGGTACAACCTGTCCGAGTAAGCACCTGCGAGCTTGCGGTTATGCAAGTGGACAATCAGGCGTGCCAGACGCAGCAAACGCTTCCCTAAGATGCCTGCACGCCCGTAACGTTGTGCTATTTTTTTGAACTTACGGATAATGTGCGCCCAGCACAGTTGCCGTCGTTCATTGGGGTGGTGATTATAGCCGCCGTGCTGGTCGGTCACGAGTACGCCATTGAATTTTCCCAGCAATTCGTCCGCTGCACCTTTGCCGCGTGAGTAATGCGTCATGAAGTACACCACCTGTGGCGAACACATCACCCATAACCATTCACGTTCGCGCCCACGGTAGTGACTGGTTTCATCCGCGTTTACCACCGGGCTGCTACGCACTGCATCACCCGCCTGAGCATATAAGGGTGCTAACCAACGGCTGACGGGGGCAGTAGCCTCACTGATCGCACCGCTACTGAAGGATAACTGCCATTGTTCTTCCAGCAGTAACTGGATTTGCCGCGTGGACAGGCGGCACGCCCCGTTCATCAGGGTGATCCAACTGATCAAGCCAGCACCCATCTGCCCGCTGGGGATGTCTTCGGGTAACTCGGCTACCTGACGTTTCCCGCAGCAACTACACGTACCCGCATACAGGCGGTGTTCCGTTACTTGATAAGCAACTTCCGGTAGGTCAAATACCTGATGACGCTGGCTCGGCGTGGTTTCCAGCACCAGATGACCACCACAACGGCAACAGCCTTCGGGATAGTAATGCTGGATAGCATCCAGGCGTGATTCCTCCACCAAGGTGCGTTCATGTTTGCTGTGTCCTGGCTGACCGCCGCGTTTTAACGGGCTTTTCGGTTTGCGCTCGCGTTGGGCGCGTTGTTCGGGCGTGTCACGTGACGGGGGGTTAGAGGAGGTGGCGGAGGAGTCATTCAGGCGTTCTTTCAGTTCTGTCAGTTCCGCTTCCAGTTGTTTTACCCGTGCCTGCAACGCAACCACCAACGTCAGCAGATCACGGTTAAGCTGCTGGGAGGTGGCCAAATCGG from Thiothrix litoralis encodes the following:
- the tnpC gene encoding IS66 family transposase codes for the protein MNELTITTDFTDIALPTDLATSQQLNRDLLTLVVALQARVKQLEAELTELKERLNDSSATSSNPPSRDTPEQRAQRERKPKSPLKRGGQPGHSKHERTLVEESRLDAIQHYYPEGCCRCGGHLVLETTPSQRHQVFDLPEVAYQVTEHRLYAGTCSCCGKRQVAELPEDIPSGQMGAGLISWITLMNGACRLSTRQIQLLLEEQWQLSFSSGAISEATAPVSRWLAPLYAQAGDAVRSSPVVNADETSHYRGREREWLWVMCSPQVVYFMTHYSRGKGAADELLGKFNGVLVTDQHGGYNHHPNERRQLCWAHIIRKFKKIAQRYGRAGILGKRLLRLARLIVHLHNRKLAGAYSDRLYRQRMDKLREAFRQTLVAGSGLRQAQHPDKPTKTANQCQRLRDDDLMLWTFLRHSGVPLTNNAAERAIRPYVIWRKTSFFSQSFRGDQFRPLILTIVETCKRLGISAYRIIRQACQQALAKKPVTVRLPIPPPQVLKGAAP
- a CDS encoding restriction endonuclease subunit S → MSEIKVPAGYKQTEVGIIPEDWDVKTLGNITTLQRGFDLPSRLRKVGQVPIISSAGVSGFHNKAMAKANGVVTGRYGTIGETFFVEEDFWPLNTTLYVSDFKDNDPLFIYFLLKTIDFQSHSGKSGVPGVNRNDLHELIITSPPTKEEQTAIATVLSDVDALIASLNGNCSRSSPLQYLRRGNRQTHRHRLFSQCLLTRLADNSVSADT